A genomic segment from Vanacampus margaritifer isolate UIUO_Vmar chromosome 3, RoL_Vmar_1.0, whole genome shotgun sequence encodes:
- the pcsk5b gene encoding proprotein convertase subtilisin/kexin type 5b isoform X1 yields the protein MVRLLCVLALSFGFLTPPSPCHARIYTNHWAVRIAGGAAVAERIAEKYGYRNMGQIGDLKDHYHFFHSRTIKRSTLSSRGRHSFISMEPKVEWIQQQVVKRRIKRDYKQAPPLSLSSHTHSSPTFPNNIFYNDAKWSSMWYIHCNDDVHNCQSDMNIMGAWKRGYTGKGVVVTILDDGIERNHPDLAQNYDHQASFDVNGNDLDPMPRYDATNENKHGTRCAGEVAASANNSHCIVGIAYNARIGGVRMLDGDVTDMVEAKSLSLQPQHIDIYSASWGPDDDGKTVDGPAALARQAFENGIRMGRKGLGSIFVWASGNGGRSRDHCSCDGYTNSIYTISISSTAESGRKPWYLEECSSTLTTTYSSGENYDRKIITTDLRHRCTDSHTGTSASAPMAAAIIALALEANPLLTWRDVQHIIVKTSRAGHLSAPDWKTNAAGYNVSHLYGFGLMDAEAMVKEAERWKQLPSQHVPPQHICVESADRQIRTIRPEHVVRSVYKATGCTDNPNHHVIYLEHVVVRITITHPRRGDLSINLTSPSGTKSQLLANRLFDHSMEGFKNWEFMTTHCWGEKAAGDWVLEIYDSPSQLRSQKVPGKLKEWSLVLYGTSVHPYSSLRSMSVETRSTDAVAPTDEEFTEEYNGPCDSECNEHGCEGPGPHHCINCLHYFLKFKNNTRMCVSECPSGFFRDDRKRCKKCSSLCETCMGSRSDQCTTCRPGFHLNEGSHACVATCGDAFYLDHDFNICRRCPENCKKCTASNFCTECKQGTSLQGNKCQMTCDAGSYYNGHRRTCEPCHRACATCAGTGIEACTKCADSYLLEDWRCVSTCSSGYYLSEQMADGGQVQRSCKKCDHSCYECLGPGERNCSSCVSGYNLEVGACVVSTICKDANEESWAEGSFCVLVKKNNLCQRKVLQQLCCRTCSQKG from the exons GTGGAGTGGATCCAGCAGCAGGTGGTGAAGAGGAGGATCAAGAGGGATTACAAGcaggctccgcccctctctcTGTCCAGCCACACCCACAGCAGCCCAACCTTTCCCAACAACATCTTCTACAACGACGCCAAGTGGAGCAGTATGTGGTACATT CACTGCAATGATGACGTGCACAACTGCCAATCGGACATGAATATCATGGGAGCATGGAAGCGGGGCTACACGGGCAAAGGTGTGGTAGTGACCATCTTGGACGACGGCATCGAGCGCAACCACCCAGACCTTGCTCAGAACTAC GACCACCAAGCCAGCTTCGATGTGAACGGTAATGACTTGGATCCCATGCCACGCTATGACGCAACCAACGAGAACAa ACACGGGACGCGGTGTGCAGGAGAAGTGGCTGCGTCCGCAAACAACTCGCACTGTATTGTGGGAATTGCCTACAACGCCAGGATAGGAG GTGTGCGCATGCTGGACGGGGATGTGACGGACATGGTGGAGGCCAAGTCTCTGAGCTTGCAGCCGCAGCATATCGACATATACAGTGCCAGCTGGGGACCCGATGATGACGGCAAGACAGTGGATGGACCCGCAGCTCTGGCCAGGCAGGCTTTTGAGAACGGTATCCGCATG GGGCGGAAGGGCCTGGGCTCTATCTTCGTGTGGGCCTCAGGCAACGGCGGCCGAAGCCGTGACCACTGTTCATGCGATGGCTACACCAACTCCATCTACACCATCTCCATCTCAAGCACGGCGGAGAGCGGACGCAAGCCCTGGTACCTGGAGGAGTGCTCGTCTACGCTCACCACCACCTATAGCAGCGGCGAGAACTACGACCGGAAGATT ATCACTACAGACCTGAGGCACCGCTGCACGGACAGTCACACCGGGACGTCGGCTTCAGCTCCAATGGCCGCCGCCATCATCGCTCTGGCTCTGGAAGCAAA TCCTCTTCTAACTTGGCGAGATGTTCAGCACATCATTGTGAAGACATCCCGAGCTGGCCACCTCAGCGCTCCTGACTGGAAGACCAATGCAGCTGGTTATAATG TCAGCCATCTGTACGGCTTTGGCCTGATGGATGCAGAGGCCATGGTGAAGGAGGCAGAGCGATGGAAGCAGCTACCCTCGCAGCATGTTCCGCCCCAACACATCTGCGTGGAGAGCGCCGACCGGCAAATCAG GACAATCCGCCCTGAGCATGTGGTGCGTTCGGTGTACAAGGCGACGGGCTGTACCGACAACCCCAACCACCACGTGATCTACCTGGAGCATGTGGTGGTACGCATCACCATCACGCACCCTCGCCGGGGAGACCTGTCAATAAACCTGACCTCACCATCAGGGACCAAGTCTCAGCTGCTTGCCAACAG GTTGTTTGATCATTCCATGGAGGGGTTTAAGAACTGGGAGTTCATGACCACCCACTGCTGGGGAGAGAAGGCAGCGGGCGACTGGGTGCTGGAGATTTATGATTCCCCCTCTCAGCTGCGAAGCCAAAAAGTGCCTG GCAAGCTAAAGGAGTGGTCACTGGTGCTTTACGGGACCTCGGTGCACCCCTACTCGTCCCTACGCAGCATGTCTGTTGAGACCAGATCCACCGACGCTGTGGCACCCACCGATGAAGAATTCACTGAGGAGTACAACG GTCCTTGTGATTCCGAATGCAATGAGCATGGCTGCGAAGGGCCCGGCCCACATCACTGCATCAACTGCCTGCACTACTTCCTCAAGTTCAAGAACAACACCAG gatgTGCGTGTCTGAGTGTCCTAGCGGCTTCTTTCGCGATGATAGGAAGCGCTGCAAGAAGTGCTCGTCATTGTGTGAAACGTGCATGGGCAGCCGTAGTGACCAGTGCACCACCTGCAGGCCCGGGTTCCACCTCAACGAGGGCTCCCACGCCTGTGTGGCTACCTGCGGCGACGCCTTCTACCTCGACCACG ATTTCAACATTTGCAGGAGATGTCCGGAAAACTGCAAGAAATGCACCGCCTCCAATTTCTGCACAGAATGTAAACAGGGAACCAG TTTACAAGGCAACAAATGTCAGATGACATGCGACGCAGGTTCCTACTACAATGGCCACCGGAGGACTTGTGAGCCCTGCCACCGAGCTTGTGCCACCTGCGCAG gcacGGGTATCGAGGCTTGCACCAAATGTGCGGACAGCTACTTGCTGGAGGACTGGCGCTGCGTGTCCACGTGTAGCAGCGGCTACTACCTGTCGGAGCAGATGGCCGACGGAGGCCAGGTGCAGAGGTCCTGTAAGAA GTGTGACCATAGCTGCTACGAGTGCCTGGGGCCCGGTGAGAGGAACTGCAGCAGCTGCGTCAGCGGTTACAATCTGGAGGTGGGAGCCTGCGTGGTCAGCACCATCTGCAAAGATG CAAATGAAGAATCTTGGGCGGAAGGCAGTTTCTGCGTGCTGGTTAAAAAGAACAATCTCTGCCAGAGGAAAGTTCTGCAGCAACTGTGCTGCAGAACATGTTCgcaaaagggctga
- the pcsk5b gene encoding proprotein convertase subtilisin/kexin type 5b isoform X2: protein MVRLLCVLALSFGFLTPPSPCHARIYTNHWAVRIAGGAAVAERIAEKYGYRNMGQIGDLKDHYHFFHSRTIKRSTLSSRGRHSFISMEPKVEWIQQQVVKRRIKRDYKQAPPLSLSSHTHSSPTFPNNIFYNDAKWSSMWYIHCNDDVHNCQSDMNIMGAWKRGYTGKGVVVTILDDGIERNHPDLAQNYDHQASFDVNGNDLDPMPRYDATNENKHGTRCAGEVAASANNSHCIVGIAYNARIGGVRMLDGDVTDMVEAKSLSLQPQHIDIYSASWGPDDDGKTVDGPAALARQAFENGIRMGRKGLGSIFVWASGNGGRSRDHCSCDGYTNSIYTISISSTAESGRKPWYLEECSSTLTTTYSSGENYDRKIITTDLRHRCTDSHTGTSASAPMAAAIIALALEANPLLTWRDVQHIIVKTSRAGHLSAPDWKTNAAGYNVSHLYGFGLMDAEAMVKEAERWKQLPSQHVPPQHICVESADRQIRTIRPEHVVRSVYKATGCTDNPNHHVIYLEHVVVRITITHPRRGDLSINLTSPSGTKSQLLANRLFDHSMEGFKNWEFMTTHCWGEKAAGDWVLEIYDSPSQLRSQKVPGKLKEWSLVLYGTSVHPYSSLRSMSVETRSTDAVAPTDEEFTEEYNGPCDSECNEHGCEGPGPHHCINCLHYFLKFKNNTRMCVSECPSGFFRDDRKRCKKCSSLCETCMGSRSDQCTTCRPGFHLNEGSHACVATCGDAFYLDHDFNICRRCPENCKKCTASNFCTECKQGTSLQGNKCQMTCDAGSYYNGHRRTCEPCHRACATCAGTGIEACTKCADSYLLEDWRCVSTCSSGYYLSEQMADGGQVQRSCKKCDHSCYECLGPGERNCSSCVSGYNLEVGACVVSTICKDESWAEGSFCVLVKKNNLCQRKVLQQLCCRTCSQKG, encoded by the exons GTGGAGTGGATCCAGCAGCAGGTGGTGAAGAGGAGGATCAAGAGGGATTACAAGcaggctccgcccctctctcTGTCCAGCCACACCCACAGCAGCCCAACCTTTCCCAACAACATCTTCTACAACGACGCCAAGTGGAGCAGTATGTGGTACATT CACTGCAATGATGACGTGCACAACTGCCAATCGGACATGAATATCATGGGAGCATGGAAGCGGGGCTACACGGGCAAAGGTGTGGTAGTGACCATCTTGGACGACGGCATCGAGCGCAACCACCCAGACCTTGCTCAGAACTAC GACCACCAAGCCAGCTTCGATGTGAACGGTAATGACTTGGATCCCATGCCACGCTATGACGCAACCAACGAGAACAa ACACGGGACGCGGTGTGCAGGAGAAGTGGCTGCGTCCGCAAACAACTCGCACTGTATTGTGGGAATTGCCTACAACGCCAGGATAGGAG GTGTGCGCATGCTGGACGGGGATGTGACGGACATGGTGGAGGCCAAGTCTCTGAGCTTGCAGCCGCAGCATATCGACATATACAGTGCCAGCTGGGGACCCGATGATGACGGCAAGACAGTGGATGGACCCGCAGCTCTGGCCAGGCAGGCTTTTGAGAACGGTATCCGCATG GGGCGGAAGGGCCTGGGCTCTATCTTCGTGTGGGCCTCAGGCAACGGCGGCCGAAGCCGTGACCACTGTTCATGCGATGGCTACACCAACTCCATCTACACCATCTCCATCTCAAGCACGGCGGAGAGCGGACGCAAGCCCTGGTACCTGGAGGAGTGCTCGTCTACGCTCACCACCACCTATAGCAGCGGCGAGAACTACGACCGGAAGATT ATCACTACAGACCTGAGGCACCGCTGCACGGACAGTCACACCGGGACGTCGGCTTCAGCTCCAATGGCCGCCGCCATCATCGCTCTGGCTCTGGAAGCAAA TCCTCTTCTAACTTGGCGAGATGTTCAGCACATCATTGTGAAGACATCCCGAGCTGGCCACCTCAGCGCTCCTGACTGGAAGACCAATGCAGCTGGTTATAATG TCAGCCATCTGTACGGCTTTGGCCTGATGGATGCAGAGGCCATGGTGAAGGAGGCAGAGCGATGGAAGCAGCTACCCTCGCAGCATGTTCCGCCCCAACACATCTGCGTGGAGAGCGCCGACCGGCAAATCAG GACAATCCGCCCTGAGCATGTGGTGCGTTCGGTGTACAAGGCGACGGGCTGTACCGACAACCCCAACCACCACGTGATCTACCTGGAGCATGTGGTGGTACGCATCACCATCACGCACCCTCGCCGGGGAGACCTGTCAATAAACCTGACCTCACCATCAGGGACCAAGTCTCAGCTGCTTGCCAACAG GTTGTTTGATCATTCCATGGAGGGGTTTAAGAACTGGGAGTTCATGACCACCCACTGCTGGGGAGAGAAGGCAGCGGGCGACTGGGTGCTGGAGATTTATGATTCCCCCTCTCAGCTGCGAAGCCAAAAAGTGCCTG GCAAGCTAAAGGAGTGGTCACTGGTGCTTTACGGGACCTCGGTGCACCCCTACTCGTCCCTACGCAGCATGTCTGTTGAGACCAGATCCACCGACGCTGTGGCACCCACCGATGAAGAATTCACTGAGGAGTACAACG GTCCTTGTGATTCCGAATGCAATGAGCATGGCTGCGAAGGGCCCGGCCCACATCACTGCATCAACTGCCTGCACTACTTCCTCAAGTTCAAGAACAACACCAG gatgTGCGTGTCTGAGTGTCCTAGCGGCTTCTTTCGCGATGATAGGAAGCGCTGCAAGAAGTGCTCGTCATTGTGTGAAACGTGCATGGGCAGCCGTAGTGACCAGTGCACCACCTGCAGGCCCGGGTTCCACCTCAACGAGGGCTCCCACGCCTGTGTGGCTACCTGCGGCGACGCCTTCTACCTCGACCACG ATTTCAACATTTGCAGGAGATGTCCGGAAAACTGCAAGAAATGCACCGCCTCCAATTTCTGCACAGAATGTAAACAGGGAACCAG TTTACAAGGCAACAAATGTCAGATGACATGCGACGCAGGTTCCTACTACAATGGCCACCGGAGGACTTGTGAGCCCTGCCACCGAGCTTGTGCCACCTGCGCAG gcacGGGTATCGAGGCTTGCACCAAATGTGCGGACAGCTACTTGCTGGAGGACTGGCGCTGCGTGTCCACGTGTAGCAGCGGCTACTACCTGTCGGAGCAGATGGCCGACGGAGGCCAGGTGCAGAGGTCCTGTAAGAA GTGTGACCATAGCTGCTACGAGTGCCTGGGGCCCGGTGAGAGGAACTGCAGCAGCTGCGTCAGCGGTTACAATCTGGAGGTGGGAGCCTGCGTGGTCAGCACCATCTGCAAAGATG AATCTTGGGCGGAAGGCAGTTTCTGCGTGCTGGTTAAAAAGAACAATCTCTGCCAGAGGAAAGTTCTGCAGCAACTGTGCTGCAGAACATGTTCgcaaaagggctga